Proteins from one Antennarius striatus isolate MH-2024 chromosome 12, ASM4005453v1, whole genome shotgun sequence genomic window:
- the asnsd1 gene encoding asparagine synthetase domain-containing protein 1: MCGIFCLLTLSASHVEHDKTLHEHLKRRGPNISQNVTVRDSGFQCLFSAHILHMRGLLTPQPVQDDAGNILEFNGEIFGGLPVKPEENDTAVFSQRLSSSRSPSEILSVLSTIQGPWGFVYYQKDGDYLWFGRDFFGRRSLLWKFDVEINALTLTSVAGHSSGPDQSAWQEVPAVGVYRIDLQAFAEAGSATFEIYPWAHRGNDLFSSCSNIAPNGCTAVMNQSGLTLASPVCPLNTSIPNSLSEEENHSNSHLCVKDLEELLASRQRTNEVSRLIDVLSEAVRRRVQALPFKEQDDPPSSNDPASVAILFSGGIDSMVLAALADCHIPASQPIDLLNVAFKLQEPKKQTETERKPKKHKNKPTDIKNHSGSSQTYGPFDVPDRITGKAGLKELLELNPERRWNFVEINVTQEELQTMREERISHLVQPLDTVLDDSIGCAVWFAARGVGVITEGGDLRPFSSSAKVILTGIGADEQLAGYSRHRIRFKTSGHEGLIRELAMELDRISSRNLGRDDRVIGDHGKEARFPYLDEDVVSYLNSLPVWEKTDLTLPRGVGEKLLLRLMAKRLGLGQSAVLPKRAMQFGSRIAKMEDRCEKASDKCARLLTG; the protein is encoded by the exons ATGTCACAGTTAGAGATTCTGGCTTTCAGTGCTTGTTCTCTGCCCACATTCTTCACATGAGAGGTCTTCTCACTCCTCAGCCAGTTCAAGATGATGCTGGAAATATCCTGGAGTTTAATGGGGAGATTTTCGGAGGTCTCCCAGTGAAGCCAGAGGAAAATGACACTGCTGTTTTTTCTCAGCGGTTGTCATCCTCCCGCAGCCCTTCGGAGATTCTGTCCGTTCTGTCCACTATACAAGGCCCATGGGGGTTTGTTTACTACCAAAAGGATGGCGATTACCTCTGGTTTGGAAGAGACTTCTTTGGTAGGCGGAGTTTGTTGTGGAAGTTTGATGTGGAGATCAACGCCTTGACCCTGACTTCTGTGGCAGGCCACAGTTCTGGACCCGACCAGTCTGCGTGGCAGGAAGTTCCAGCGGTTGGTGTGTACAGGATCGACCTGCAGGCGTTTGCAGAAGCCGGCTCCGCCACATTTGAGATTTATCCTTGGGCTCATCGAGGAAACGATCTCTTTTCGAGCTGCAGTAACATCGCTCCAAATGGTTGCACGGCTGTGATGAACCAGTCCGGCCTCACCCTCGCCTCACCCGTGTGCCCTCTTAATACATCCATCCCAAACTCATTAAGTGAGGAAGAAAATCATTCAAATtcacatctgtgtgtgaaagATCTGGAGGAGTTGCTCGCAAGCAGACAGAGAACCAATGAGGTGAGCCGGCTCATCGATGTTCTCAGTGAGGCGGTGAGGCGACGGGTTCAGGCTCTGCCTTTCAAGGAACAAGATGATCCCCCTTCCTCTAATGATCCGGCTAGTGTTGCTATTCTTTTTTCAGGAGGTATTGATTCAATGGTCCTGGCTGCTTTAGCGGACTGTCACATCCCTGCTAGTCAACCGATAGATCTGCTCAATGTAGCATTCAAACTACAGGAGCCAAAGAAGCAGACAGAGACTGAAAGGAAACcgaaaaagcacaaaaataagCCCACAGATATCAAAAATCACTCAGGCAGTTCCCAGACATACGGCCCGTTTGACGTTCCTGACAGGATTACTGGAAAAGCTGGCctgaaggagctgctggagctgaaTCCTGAACGAAGGTGGAATTTTGTTGAAATCAATGTGAcgcaggaggagctgcagacgaTGCGCGAGGAGCGTATTTCTCATTTGGTGCAGCCGCTGGATACGGTGCTAGACGACAGCATTGGATGCGCCGTGTGGTTCGCAGCACGAGGGGTGGGCGTCATCACAGAGGGCGGAGACCTGAGGCCCTTCTCATCATCGGCAAAG GTCATTCTGACGGGAATTGGCGCCGACGAGCAGCTAGCAGGTTACTCCAGACACCGAATCCGGTTTAAGACGTCTGGACACGAGGGGCTGATCCGGGAACTGGCCATGGAGCTTGACCGCATCTCTTCCAGGAACTTGGGCAGAGATGACAGAGTGATCGGGGATCATGGCAAAGAGGCCCG ATTTCCCTACCTGGACGAGGACGTGGTGAGCTACTTGAACTCTCTACCTGTGTGGGAGAAGACGGATCTTACCCTCCCTCGAGGCGTCGGCGAGAAACTCCTCCTCAGACTGATGGCCAAGCGGTTGGGCCTCGGCCAATCAGCTGTCCTGCCCAAGAGAGCCATGCAGTTCGGCTCCCGCATCGCAAAGATGGAGGACAGATGTGAAAAAGCCTCGGACAAATGTGCCAGACTCCTGACTGGGTAG
- the sympk gene encoding symplekin codes for MELSAEDEGEAPHVIDMTTSERVVDLLNQGALIPTDEKLTVLKQVQELIINKDPSLLDNFLDEMIAFQTDKSIEVRKFVIGFIEEACKRDNELLLRLIANLNMLLKDDSVNVVKKAILTLTQLYKVSLQWLVRSKAVSDRQEACWDLVTQMKGDVLSLLDSENDGVRTHAIKFTESLIITLSPRTSDSDVPKRQEGDISLDRVPRDHSYIRYDALCEEGKTALERLLKFMVHPAITSINLTTALGSLATIARQRPMFMSEVVQAYETLHANLPPTLAKSQVSSVRKNLKLHLVAVLKHPCSLEFQAQISTLLLDLGMPQSEITRSTPAPREQRKRTRHEQYTEGKKVKMEPALMEDDEDKEEPVPLSAPKPAAVPGSQSAIDVTAEFLHPLLNPENVANLVLISMVYLPDVMPASFQATYTPVESAGTDAQIKHLARLMATQMTAAGIGPGLEQSKAREDDAGKEESMEEDLGTKDQLIKRKIPAVMVGQAISVVGGYTVENTEAAPATVKRLPEPILPTAQTKISGAGGRKKVFRLSDVVQPLSDTQIENLSSKAINRILHSEKAIAQSGMAHVRVKLLSRLVTQFEGMMKEDVLQFILEDIRMRSDLAFSLLYQEYNTYLSQLPAGLLDSYDHCLYTLLSGLQEKPEQRDGLFTKLVLEAPVITESALEVIRRYCEDESRVYLGMTTLKELIVKRPSRQFQYLHVLLDLSSHEKEKVRTTALAFLKRMYEKDQLRDYIEKFALNYMQLLVHPNPPSLLFGADKDTEVAAPWTEDTVRQCLFLYLSLLPLNHRLVHELASVYTEAIADIKRGVLRAIEQPVRGMGMNSPELLLLVENCPKGAETLVTRCLHILTDKVPPSPELVERVRDLYHKRVPDVRFLIPVINGLEKGEVIQALPKLIKLNPIVVKEVFNRLLGTQHSEGSSSVSPLTPGDLLIALHNIDSTKCDMKSIIKATNLCFGEKNVYTSEVLAVVMQQLMEQSPLPMLLMRTVIQSLTMYPRLGGFVMNILSRLIMKQVWKYPKVWEGFVKCCQRTKPQSFSVLLQLPPAQLNSVFERCPELREPLLQHVHSFTPHQQAHIPASIMTVLEGEKKPEPKPVEIVEGKETEPVPAPVEDDTPVAAPPGSETPEPQQLADENEDEEPMEQGESAPESQEESDDVSQAAVEKEGGETSTPPPEPVGELMETSRPETPDLQEEGNITEADATDPEEVKSSSEDVE; via the exons ATGGAGCTTTCCGCCGAGGACGAGGGGGAAGCTCCCCATGTCATCGATATGACCACCAGTGAAAGG GTGGTGGATCTTCTCAATCAGGGTGCCCTGATACCCACAGATGAAAAGCTGACGGTGCTCAAACAG GTCCAGGAGCTCATCATCAATAAGGATCCCTCTCTTCTTGACAATTTCTTGGAT GAGATGATCGCCTTCCAGACTGACAAGTCTATCGAAGTGAGAAAATTTGTCATTGGTTTCATCGAGGAAGCGTG TAAACGGGACAACGAGCTTCTTCTCAGACTGATCGCCAACCTGAACATGCTGCTGAAGGACGACAGCGTGAATGTAGTGAAGAAAGCCATCCTCACACTGACGCAGCTGTACAAAGTCTCCCTGCAG TGGTTGGTGCGCTCCAAAGCGGTGTCTGACAGGCAGGAGGCATGCTGGGATCTGGTCACGCAGATGAAAGGAGATGTTCTTTCCTTGCTGGACTCTGAAAACGATGGCGTTCGAACTCATGCCATCAAGTTCACCGAATCATTAATCATCACTCTGTCGCCGCGGACGTCAGACTCTGATGTGCCCAAACGACAGGAGGGCGACATCAGCCTGGACCGAGTTCCCAGAGATCACTCGTACATTCGCTACG ACGCGTTGTGTGAGGAGGGAAAGACGGCGTTGGAGAGGCTGCTGAAGTTCATGGTCCACCCGGCCATCACCAGCATCAACCTGACAACGGCGCTCGGCTCCTTGGCCACCATCGCCCGCCAGAGGCCGATGTTCATGTCGGAGGTGGTGCAGGCATACGAGACGCTACATG CAAACCTGCCGCCCACGCTGGCGAAGTCTCAGGTCAGCAGTGTGCGAAAGAACCTGAAGCTGCACCTGGTGGCCGTCCTCAAGCACCCGTGCAGCCTGGAGTTCCAGGCTCAGATCAGCACTCTGCTGCTGGACCTGGGGATGCCCCAAAGCGAAATAACCCGCTCCACGCCCGCCCCGCGAGAGCAGCGCAAACGGACTCGCCACGAACAATACACAGAGGGGAAGAAGGTCAAGATGG AACCAGCTCTGATGGAGGACGATGAGGACAAAGAAGAGCCGGTCCCTCTTTCAGCCCCCAAACCAGCTGCTGTTCCAGGATCACAGTCTGCCATCGACGTCACGGCTGAGTTCCTGCACCCGTTGCTCAACCCCGAGAATGTCGCCAACCTG GTGCTCATCAGCATGGTGTATCTGCCCGACGTGATGCCAGCGTCCTTCCAGGCCACGTACACGCCTGTGGAGTCGGCAGGAACCGACGCTCAGATCAAACATCTGGCCCGGCTGATGGCCACGCAGATGACCGCAGCCGGAATCGGTCCAG GACTGGAGCAGAGCAAAGCCAGAGAGGACGACGCCGGCAAAGAGGAGAGCATGGAGGAGGATCTGGGGACCAAAGATCAGCTGATCAAGCGCAAAATCCCTGCCGTGATGGTGGGACAGGCCATCTCTGTGGTGGGGGGGTACACAGTGGAGAACACAGAGGCGGCTCCCGCCACCGTCAAGAGGCTCCCTGAACCCATCCTACCGACAGCGCAAACCAA AATATCAGGAGCCGGCGGGAGGAAAAAAGTGTTCCGGTTATCCGACGTGGTCCAGCCTTTGTCGGACACCCAGATTGAAAACCTCAGCTCCAAAGCCATCAACCGCATCCTGCATTCTGAGAAGGCGATCGCTCAGAGCGGCATGGCCCAC GTCAGGGTGAAGCTGCTCTCCAGGCTCGTGACACAGTTCGAAGGGATGATGAAAGAAGATGTGCTGCAGTTTATTCTGGAGGACATCAGGATGAGGAGCGACTTGGCCTTTTCTCTCCTCTACCAGGAGTACAACACGTACCTCAGCCAGCTTCCTGCGGGGCTGCTGGACAGCTACGACCACTGCCTGTACACCCTGCTGTCGGGCCTGCAGGAGAAACCCGAGCAGAGGGATGG ACTTTTCACCAAACTGGTCCTGGAGGCTCCTGTTATCACGGAATCGGCGTTGGAAGTGATCCGGCGTTACTGTGAGGATGAG TCTCGAGTCTATTTGGGCATGACGACTCTGAAGGAGCTGATCGTCAAACGGCCCTCCAGGCAGTTCCAGTACCTGCACGTACTCCTGGATCTCAGCTCGCACGAGAAGGAGAAG GTGCGGACCACTGCTCTGGCGTTTCTCAAGCGAATGTATGAGAAAGACCAGCTCCGGGACTACATTGAGAAGTTTGCCCTGAACTACATGCAGCTCCTGGTCCACCCCAACCCCCCGTCTCTGCTGTTCGGGGCCGACAAAGACACAG AGGTAGCAGCCCCCTGGACTGAAGACACGGTGAGGCAGTGTCTCTTCCTCTATCTGTCCCTGCTGCCCCTGAACCACCGGCTGGTGCACGAGCTGGCCTCCGTCTACACAGAGGCCATCGCCGACATCAAGCGCGGCGTCCTCCGAGCCATTGAGCAGCCT GTCCGTGGAATGGGGATGAACTCtcctgagctgctgctcctggtGGAAAACTGTCCCAAAGGAGCTGAGACCTTAGTCACCCGCTGTCTGCACATCCTGACAGATAAAG TGCCTCCGTCTCCTGAACTGGTGGAGCGGGTGAGAGATCTATACCACAAACGAGTTCCGGACGTTCGGTTCCTGATTCCAGTCATAAACGGCCTAGAAAAG GGCGAAGTCATCCAGGCTCTCCCCAAACTGATCAAACTCAACCCCATCGTGGTGAAGGAGGTGTTCAACCGTCTCCTGGGCACTCAGCACA GTGAGGGGAGTTCATCTGTGTCACCTCTGACCCCTGGAGACCTGCTGATTGCCTTACACAACATCGACTCGACCAAGTGTGACATGAAGTCCatcattaaag CGACCAACCTGTGCTTCGGGGAGAAGAACGTCTACACATCGGAGGTTTTGGCGGTGGTGAtgcagcagctgatggagcAGAGCCCCCTCCCCATGCTGCTCATGCGTACCGTCATCCAGTCCCTCACCATGTACCCCCGGCTGGGAGGCTTCGTGATGAACATCCTGTCCCGGCTCATTATGAAGCAG GTGTGGAAGTATCCCAAAGTGTGGGAAGGTTTTGTGAAATGCTGCCAGAGAACGAAGCCTCAGTCGTTCAGCGTCCTCCTGCAGCTTCCTCCCGCACAGTTGAACAGCGTGTTTGAACGCTGCCCGGAGCTGAGAGAGCCCCTCCTTCAGCACGTCCATTCCTTCACACCTCATCAG CAAGCTCACATACCGGCCTCAATCATGACAGTCctggaaggagagaagaaaCCAGAACCCAAACCCGTGGAGATTGTCGAGGGAAAAGAG ACCGAACCAGTTCCTGCCCCGGTTGAAGATGACACGCCTGTCGCGGCACCTCCAGGGTCCGAGACGCCAGAACCGCAACAACTGGCTGATGAGAACGAAGATGAAGAACCGATGGAGCAAGGAGAGTCTGCTCCAGAGTCGCAGGAGGAGAGTGACGATGTTTCCCAG GCGGCTgtggagaaagagggaggggaaACATCGACACCTCCACCCGAGCCAGTGGGAGAACTGATGGAGACGTCTCGACCTGAAACGCCAGACCTCCAGGAGGAGGGAAACATCACCGAAGCCGACGCCACCGATCCAGAAGAGGTTAAAAGCAGCAGCGAGGATGTGGAATGA
- the zgc:136439 gene encoding glucose-1-phosphate thymidylyltransferase, whose product MKAVILAAGYGTRLQRDVVADGSGKFSHLVGTAKPLLPVGRCALISHWVRALNASGCVDRIYVVTNALYFAAFEEWASHFTNVLVLSDQTESNEGRLGAVACLHLTVKHFHIDDHVLVIGGDTLFKEDFSLSRVKERFSDLQAKSDDSCLVLSYQCKDDETRKYGILEVDGDLRVLRMKEKPLPSETTSRRACPCFYLLSKMSLPLLDAFIDEKKEAPIEDKDAPGNFVSWLIQRKPVYVHTISGRFDVGHLASYIECDLYVREHLQDAESYMV is encoded by the exons ATGAAGGCTGTCATTCTCGCTGCCGGGTACGGAACCCGGCTCCAGAGGGATGTGGTGGCCGACGGCAGCGGGAAGTTCTCTCACCTGGTCGGGACAGCCAAGCCGCTGCTGCCGGTGGGTCGGTGTGCTCTGATATCCCACTGGGTCCGGGCCCTGAACGCATCTGGCTGCGTGGACCGCATTTATGTGGTG ACTAACGCTCTTTACTTTGCTGCCTTTGAGGAGTGGGCATCACATTTCACAAACGTCCTGGTCCTCAGTGATCAGACGGAAAGCAATGAG GGGCGCCTCGGTGCTGTGGCCTGCCTGCATCTCACAGTAAAACACTTCCACATAGATGATCATGTCCTGGTGATCGGAGG CGACACCCTGTTCAAGGAGGATTTTAGCCTCAGTCGAGTAAAAGAGAGGTTTTCTGACCTCCAAGCAAAAAGTGACGACAGCTGCCTGGTGCTGTCGTACCAGTGCAAAGATGACG AAACCCGTAAATACGGGATCCTGGAGGTGGACGGTGATCTCCGCGTCCTGCGCATGAAGGAGAAACCTCTTCCATCTGAGACGACGTCGAGAAGAGCC TGTCCGTGTTTCTACTTGTTGTCAAAGATGAGTCTTCCTCTGCTGGACGCTTTTATTGATGAGAAGAag GAGGCTCCGATCGAAGACAAAGACGCTCCAGGAAACTTCGTATCCTGGCTCATTCAAAG gAAGCCAGTTTACGTTCATACCATTTCCGGACGTTTCGATGTTGGACACTTGGCCTCTTATATCGAATGCGACCTTTACGTCAGAGAACACCTTCAAGATGCGGAGTCTTACATGGTTTAA